In the genome of Lathyrus oleraceus cultivar Zhongwan6 chromosome 4, CAAS_Psat_ZW6_1.0, whole genome shotgun sequence, the window accaacactaactactaattactaacttttaattcaagcatttattccttgcaatttactttaatgcaatttaatttcttgttcattatttcatttgtctttgccctttgctcacttgagctcatatttatgttaatgcaaattgccttttgctcacttgagcacattattgtgtatataatattgccttgtgcttgttttgtttttgtttgtgtgagtcCAATGCAAagggagaaaggacttagatttaggaccttacctatgctaaatggagttttaagagcaactaggcctcatgcctttagaatgctaaaatatgtggaagagcaactaggcctcatgcctttagaatgcttaatcttgaagatgaattgaaaggatcctaattctaaactcactcttgtaCATTCTTTTAttttgcattgtggaactttttgatttgtgtttcttgtgtgatagggatcctaaacttgaaccaattagaagaaccattgtcatggacatccaagataagagatacaaaagccaattggaagattcctaagagcttgattgaatatttgcttgattgcttgagttaattgcttattgcttgctaagtccaaaggaaggagcaacttggatcatctttatgatctcaaaaagagaactccaagtggttttatttaTCTTCCCTCATCTTGCATGTTTAGGatctagcccttctcttcttctctccactctaacccaagccaaactttttgtgcaaacattaacattgctttcaacattagaaacctaggcattatgcctttgatttttcaaactcttttcataacacttattttgaattgaatcttaagtcaactttgaatttattttgtgaatatttttcatttgtaaatacaactcattcaattaattttttatggttccaatgaccatttgtgttaaagcttttcataaacattagctattaggtttgagttatcctagaggttgatataatactcacctgtatccttagtgatggactataagtcttccatgcttattatagggttaacccctcactatcatgtcgaagctctcctcacatggtggatttgtggttctaggttgagttttctccctttgataacaaaagatcttaaggcttttgaccaatcaattcaccaacttcttttgagatttttaccccgaactacgaggttttgatcctacctttttaagatggtacgtaggcaatgagtttatccattcaaacataaaattgtaaataatttgtatattcttctctcatctccccaatcatgtttgcacaaatattttcacaaataccaacctaccttacaacatttgtaaaaagggctccattagagtactaaggatgttttgggtgcttaaaaccttcccattgcataacaaacccccttacccagatctctgacatttttattagtctttgatttgataaaacttttcGATTTTTGTTagctttctaacctttcctttggataaatagaagcgtggtggcgactcgaattgtatgatttacttttgatttagtcaataaatctaaaggtaacgaataccccgctacattaGGGAATTAACGTTCTATACATCTCCTAACTCTGCTTACACTGGCAGACTAGGGATATAAAGCTCCGAGTAATGGTTTGTGAGTTATTTTGTAGGAGACTGGCTATAACAGTTTTGTTAATTCGCTGTGAGATTATAAGGATAAGaccattcatacaaggcatcataCATCGACAAGAGAGGATAAGGGGATTCTAATCCACAACCTAACCATCTTTATTGCTTATGTTTAAACTCTTAATTTTTTTTCCATCTAAAAACTCGACCCCCCCACATTTACTGTTATTCCTTTACATTGCATAATTATTGACTTTTTCGAACACAATCCTTGTGGgttcaatatttttattaccgCGATACTATTGGTACACTTTCCGAGAAGTCATCAAGGACCCAATAGTGGTATCAAAGCATATGGTTCAATTAGGGGACGAGCTCCTTGTATCTAAAGTTTTCTTGATAATATGGTTGTCAGACGGCGTTTCTGTTGTAGTGTCCGCAACAGAGGTACAAATGTATGTGGATGAAAGAGCTTTCGTTAAGGATAAGTATAGTGgatggactcacacttgagggggatatttttgTGTACAAGTGTGAGTTGGAAGTCCTACATTGCTTAGAAAAGTGGAGGCTAAGACTTTATAAGTGAGAGGAcccatacacctatcaccttaaggttttgggtgaatatgtggtgtctctctcacttgtgtgttgCTCTTGACCCAATGTGGATGCTCCTCATGATGATGCAAATAATAAAAAAGGAATcttaataaaataatttttttataaaaaaagaACATTATCTATTTAAATTATAACTAACATCAACAACATTAAAACTAGTTATTTATCCGTGTAACTAACATAAAAAAAGAGTCATATTATAATcattcactacgccaaaaaggttttttaacagcgcatcttagacaacgcttttaaaagaaagcgctgtctaaggttaaaattaaaataaaacacggaaaatgttccaaaaaaataatgaaagcgctgtctaagacccccccttagacagcgcttttagaaagcgcttttaaatatagaccttagtcagcgcttttgataaagcgctgtctaaagtctttaaattaaaaaaaaaattaaaaccaaaagcgctgtctaaagtctttatTCCCTCCATGTCACGAAAAAAAAGTTATTCCCTCCCAAATCCTAAAAATCCTACATTCTTCTCCCAAACCCTCAATCAGAGCTTGCTTCTCTTTCTCCCAAATCCACTCCCCCTTCTTCCAACCCTCAATCAGAGCTTGTTTATCCTGTGTGAAAGATTCTTCCCCTAAACCCTAACCCCGAACCtaaactcaacaacaacaacaacgacgACCAAGACATTGCCATTGCTATTGCCATGGCTGCTTCTACTACCTCTCTCCCTTTCTTCAAACCCGAACCTGATAACTTCTACAACCTCAACTCCACTACTACAACATCCAACAAAGTTGTTCCGTTTGTTTCAAATCCCAATTCTACTAATGATAATTTTCTCATGCACCAAAACACAAACACCATGGATTCTATTTCAAATCCACACCCTTTCttccacaacaacaacaactactTCTTCAACAATAGCAACAGCAATAATAACCCTTTTGAAATGGGATTCGAAAATGGATTCTTTATGggaaacaacaacaacaccaacgCTTCCAATTCACCTGTTTTTATGGGTGCCTCCCTCGACCTGACTTCCGCTTCCGAGTTTCCACCGACTCTTGAACTCGATGCTTCTGTACCACCTTTTAGTGCTTCGTTTTCTATGCCTCTTGAGCTCTCTCAACCGCAACctcaacagcagcagcaacaacagcaGCCGACCACGCTGTTTCAGAAGCGGCGAGGGGCATTGGAGATTCCGAGATTGGAGACGGTGGGGAACAAGAAGAAGAGAAAGGTGGAGAAAAAATGGGAGGAAGATGGAAATGGTGGTGGTGAGGATGATGTTGAGGATTTCTCTGAGTTGAATTATGATTCTGATGAGAATGGAAATGATTTGAACAATTCCAATGGGACTGTTGTTACTGGTGGAGATCAAAaggggaagaagaagaaggggCTTCCTGCCAAAAATCTCATGGCCGAGAGGCGTCGAAGGAAGAAACTCAATGATAGGTTGTACATGCTTAGGTCTGTTGTGCCAAAGATTAGCAAGGTATGGAAGAAGAAATCcattcctttttttttctttttccagaAATTCTGTTTGCTATATTAGTTTCTATCAAGGTTTTAAATTGAGGTTGCGATAATGGTTGTGGTCGAGTTTTGATTCTTGATATCGCAGCGAATTGCTGTCAAACGCGACTGATGCAGCCTTCATCACCCATGTAGAAATATCAATAATGTTATCTTGATGTGTAATTAGACTATTTACTTGATGTCATCTTGTTGCTGTTAATGGTAGCATATCAATACATTTTCCTTTATGTATTATTGAACAACTTAGGAAGTAGAACATGCTAATGTTGGGTATTTTCGCTTGTTAGATGGACAGGGCTTCAATACTTGGTGATGCAGTTGACTACTTGAAGGAGCTACTGCAGCGGATTAACAATCTTCATAACGAACTGGAATCAACTCCTCCTGGCTCATTGCTGCAACCTTCTGCAAGTGCAAGCTTTCACCCATTGACACCCACTCCACCGACTCTTCCTTGCCGAGTCAAGGAAGATCTATATCCTGGTGACTTGCTAAGCCCCAAAaaccaatctcctaaggtaaTTTTTGTTTGTCTTAACGCGAATTTGTTCTAAGAATCTATCAGATTTATAGCTTGTGGCTTGCAAACCATGTAAATTATTGTCACGACACGACAACTCACGCTTCCTTCATATGGATCAGTAACATAGCAAACAAGTGTATGTACATGAATCCAAACTATTTGCATGGTAATTGAGGATGTCGTTTTGACTTTGTTTCTAAAATTTACAGGTGGAAGTTAGGGTAAGGGAAGGGAGAGCGGTCAACATTCATATGTTTTGTACCCGAAGACCAGGACTTTTGCTATCTACCATGAGGGCTTTGGATAACCTTGGATTGGATGTTCAACAAGCTGTTATTAGTTGTTTCAATGGCTTTGCTTTGGATGTTTTCAGAGCCGAGGTATAGCTCTTTCTCGAGTTCCAAACTTCACTTAAACATATCTGTTATTAGCCTTCCTTGCTTTCTATTATTATGATGCTTGCCTGTTGATGTTTAATTGCTTCTCTAGGTTGTTTGTTCTGAAGTCTTTTGAGTTCAAATATTTTGAGTCAAGTATTATTGGCTTTCTTCTACCATTTGTAATTTGTAAGTTATGGTTTTGATTTATACCCTTTCTTGTTTCTTAGCAGCAATGCAGAGAAGGTCAGGATGTTCCCCCCGAGCAAATTAAAGCAGTACTTTTGGATTCGGCAGGATATCATGGTTTGAATTGATTGAAGTGTCTGATAAAATGCTACCCTTATGGAGGTACTAACTGTAGCTGCTGTAGCTCCTTGTTTGTAGATGCATTGCTTCTTGTTCTTCGCCTTAGTAAAAACCCATGTTTCAGGACAAGATGAAATAGATTAGCTTAATCTTTAGGTGGAGAAGATATCTGTTAACATTTTCTCAATTGCGCTTATGACAAATGCGACCGCATGTTGTTCAATTTATGATTAAATTGCGCTTATGTTGTGATGTTAATTAGCTTACGCATTCAATTTCGTTTTGGGTATGTAGGAAATATGAAGAAATCACTCCACCAAAGGCGGTTGATTTCTGTCACATTACTGATAACACCTATGAGTTGAAAGAGGTAAATACCCTATTCATATACTTGGTGTTAgataatttcatttttattacATGTCTTTGTTTATAATGTAAATTACTGTTAATGTAGGTTATAAAAATGGAAGCTGAAATACTTAAGTCACTAAACTTTGAAATGGGCAATCCTCATGTTAACACATTTCTAAAGTAAGTTCATTTTTTTTAATGTATGTTTGGACATCTAAAATCTTGTTGAAATTGAAGTAATTGGACTAATTGTTTTATTGTTCAATTTCTGTGTTTCAGTGAGTTTATTGGGTTTGCAACTGAGAATCAAAAGGTAAGTGAAAATGTTCATGAATTGTTTATTGATCATTTTAGAAACCTTTGTTATGTTTATTGATTTGTGGTTTGTATTTTCAAAATCAGACTTCAAAATTGCAAATGGAGTTTCTATGCAATTACCTTGCTGAGCTAAGCTTGTTGGACTATGAATGTATACGATTCTTGCCGTCTACTGTTGCTGCATCTGTTATATTTCTTGCCAGATTTATTATTCGACCTGGTGTTCATCCTTGGGTAAATATTCATCATTATTTACTTTAATCTATTTGTTTCTGTGATTGAGTTGGGCAATAATTTCTGTGATTAGAGGACTGATTACTAGCATCTTTATTGGCTTAATTTATAGTGTCATTGTGTTGAAACTGAACCTCACAACTGGTTTAGTCCCTAATCTCAATGTTTCAGTTGCACTTCTTGGTTTTGTGTTCATTAAACTTTGGACTAAGATTCTTGAGAAAGCAAATATTGTTTCAAAACCTTTCACTAGACAGGAGAATACCATTATTCAGACTTGTGCTGTTGCATGCTACAGTGCTTCTTATGGAGGTCATTGTTATGATTTTTTGCCTTTTCAATTCAATTGTTATGGTTTAAAGTTTAAAGTCTGGCTAAGTTATTTCAGCCAAACTTCGAACTTGTTTACTGACGATTGATTAAACCTTGGCTAGTAGTTTTCTAAATTTTACTTGTTTATATGTAGGTGGTTTTGGGTCTTACCGCCGGCTGAAATAGTTATTTACTTTTAGTTCACTCTCTTTTCCTCAATTGGTTGTTGTCATTTGTGTGTGAAGGAGACTTTTGCCTGACATTTTCAGATTTCTTGAGGTACGGGGAACCTTCAATTATAGTTTAACATGCTTTGAACAAAAATGTTGTGAATTGTCGGCGATAGCGATACTATCGCACTGTCGCATAGCGGGATTTGAACAATCGTGATACTGACGTGTTGCAACATCTTGATTTTGCAGAGTAATTTGTACTATCGCACTGTCGACTGTTAACCCTAATTTGTACTTTTTTTTGTTTACTTTCGTTTCAACAAGATGTTGCGAACCACAAAACTCGATCTGTTGAAATTGATCTCGACGACTTAATGAACGTTAGTTTTATTGACCTTTCACTGTATTGTGATTGTGCGTTCTAAGCTTTAGTTACCGTTGATGATTTTAACTGATGTGTTTGTTTTTTCCAGTACAAGGATCTAGATGAAGAATTTCTGACGCGAGTTACTGAGAATACTCGAAGATATGTAGGGATTTTTGCTGATGCCATTGATGAGCTCATGCCGGAGCCTACTGAGGCGTTTATTGATGATGACCATGACATTTTGATGACTCAGAGGTCTGATGAAGGAACTGAAGGTGCTGATGGGTCTGACCCGCACCAGAAGATGCCTTCTGAAATCAAACGCTTTTTGTAAGACTCCAGATTTTTTGGGCTATTCAATTACTAGTGTTTTGTAATGATGTATTATTTTGTGCTAATTTGTTTCATAAAAATTATAAAACCTGTTTTCTGTGCTATTTTCTATGCTAGCTTCAAACATTGGCCAGCTTGTAAGATTAGCTGGTATAGTCACTCGATGCTCTGATGTCAAACCATTGATGCAGGTTGCTGTGTACACCTGTGAGGATTGTGGCTTTGAAATCTACCAGGTAGTTTATTAGAGTAATGCGAGAACTGTTTTATATAGAAAAGGAAATGAAATTGTTCAGTTCTGGTATCTGGATTAGGATTTGGAGGTCAGAAGGTTAACCAACTATGTTAAGTATTACTACTATAATTTATTTATAAGTATGATTAAACTTTGTTAGATTTTTGGGATGGATTTTTTTGGGATGGATTTTTTTCCAAGAGTTAGCTGAACATGTTCCAAAGGGTCATATTCCTCGAACAATGACTGTTCATCTTAGGGGAGAACTCACTAGAAAGGTTTGCTATTCCCTTCCAATGGAACTGAACTAACATTACTATGTCAATTGTTATCAAGTACCTGAAATGTGTCAATACATAGTTGTATTCCTTTAATATGAACTTGACCTTACCTGACAATCATATGAATAAAGTTATCTCATAAAACACCAGGgcactaatcatgattaataaTTACAATGATTTGGTGTACATATTGAAGTTTAACTGGCTATATTTCTGCTACTGTTTACTAACTTGCTCATTGTGTATTATCAGGTAGCTCCGGGTGATGTTGTTGAACTATCAGGGATTTTTCTTCCTATACCTTATGTTGGTTTTAGAGCAATGCGTGCTGGCCTAGTTGCTGACACATACTTAGAGGCCATGTCTGTTTCTCATTTTAAGAAAAAATATGAAGAGTAAGTTACACTTGCAGatcttttattttataataacCAATCCCTTTATTTTTACCCCACTTCCAATACAGCAGTGCTTCTTGGACTTTTTATTCCATTTTTTGCTTGGGTTGCTGTCTACTGGGATATTGTCATGACTTGTTTGCGCGCAATGAAATTTATGCCTAGTTAATCTTATTACAGTAGTTTGGGGAATGTAGTTACATGCAGCTTCCTAATAATTTAATTATGTCATAGATATGAACTTAGAGGAGATGAGGAAGAGCAGATCAAACGTTTAGCAGAAGATGGTGATATCTATGATAAGCTGGCAAGGTCACTAGCTCCTGAAATTTTTGGACATGAAGATATTAAGAAAGCACTACTGCTGCTTCTTGTTGGTGCACCCCACCGGCAATTGAAAGATGGAATGAAGGTAATAAACTTCATATTATTTGAAGCGCACATGTTTAATGGAGCTTAAGATTTACATAAAAATAATCATGTTGAATTATTAGGGATAAAGACATGATATCATTTATTAAATTGTAACGGTATTAGTGATTTGTATgaaatttttgttttatttccTCCCTCAAACTTTATGCTAAGTTTGTTCTGCTTTTGATTTAATTTATGTTGTCTGTGTTGGAGTACACAACTAAATAACTAAATATTATAAATTTCATTTAATTGCAGATTAGAGGAGATCTACATATATGTTTGATGGGGGATCCTGGTGTTGccaaaaattttcgtataccttagacagcgcttttgtaaaaagcgctgtctaagggggggattagaaagcgctttaggcaaaagcgctgtctaaggggggggcttagacagcgctttttgaaaagcgctgtctaaggtatacctaaaaaaattaaaataggagggtcttagaaagcgcttttggccaaagcgttgtctaagggggtggggcttagacagcgcttttcaaaagcgctgtctaaggtatacctaaaaaatttaaaataagagggtcttataaagcgcttttggccaaagcgctgtctaaggggggggggggggcttagacagcgcttttaagatttaaaaaagcgctgtctaaacctttagcagcggaggtttagacagcgctttaaagcgctgtctaaggctaaaaaaagcgctgtctaaggtcttgtttgttgtagtgattATTATCAAAATACCTTCTAAATACTTAAAAAAAGTGCCCATTCTAGCATTTCTTGAAGAAAATTCTTCAATCAAGTTTTCATATTGTATATTCTCCAACAATCATTCTTAACTGCTATCAATTCTAACCCATTAAACATTTCTTGTAACATGGTAGACTGCAAGTAAGACTTCAACAACTTCAGTTTTGAGAAACTTCTTTCCGCCGAGGCAACTGTAACATGAATAGTCAATAAAATTTTATATGAAATAATTGTATTAGGAAAATAATTAATGCCTTTAAAAAATCTTAATATATCAATAGGTCCAATATTTCTTACAGGCAACATATATCTTAGTAACCTTAACTCCACACATAATTATTTCCCATCAATATAACATTTCTCATTATATTTCAATGTCTCTTAAAAATCACTGCAACAAGATTCTTAACTTGCATTGTCCAATAATTGTAAATTCTGAGAAATAAATAAGAAAGCAAATACACCTTCATATTGTTGGTATTGCTCAAATATCTTATTAATAGATACAATAGCTAGATCAACAAGGTAAAGAAAATAATCAACTCTAAAAAATTCTTCTTCAGATAGCTCAACTGGTGGGGTATTCAGATTCTTATCAAATTGTCTTTTTCTTCGAATTATACGCCTTTGAGGAAATACAGGATCAATATTCAATTCAAGGGAAATTTCTGTAGCATAATTCAAGGTGTTTTTAAAACCGGTTTCTCTATATTCCTTAAAAAATGAAATCAACCCCATTATTTTTTCCCATAGCAACATCAATAACCTTACCCCTTGATTGTAAGAGCTTTTTAATGATATTTGTTGTGAAATGATGTGGgaattacaaagtataattgatttcttgatcggtaagaaacccacaagggtaaaaaagaagaaaatagtaagaacacaatgaaattgattataaactgttattctttactttctctttgaaacaagattacaagtgttacagaatAGTAAATAACCTCTCTCACCTTAATTAGGATTTGCATTATGCAATTATGAGAtactagtatgctatttataatAAAACTAACATTTTAAACTAATAGGCTTTTATACACAAGCCCATTACACAAGCTAAATTAGAAAACAaactaacttaaacaattggCCATAACAAACAAGCCCAATTCAATATGCTAAAATCCTAGCATATTTCGTCTACAACATATGATCTGACTTCGATGACATGCTAAGATCCTTTcgaattgtcgaaccaagaagctacccttcAAACATACTAGAGTccgatccaatatctcacaaataaccaccttggaacaaactctataacatcaaAAGAACGAACTAGCTTTCTTTTTTCTGTGTCTGTTAACGCAGCGTCCATTGCTTTGGCTCCCTTCAACGCTTTTAAACAACCCTGGTGACCTAGTAGGACTttcatcttcaagcgccacaTACCGAAATCATCCACTTCggtgaacttttcaatctcatactttgttgatGACATATTCTCCATGCCCACCGCACTAATTTGTTGTGAAAATAATGCCGACATTTCAAAGTATAATTGATTTATTGTTCGGTAAGAAACCCACAAGGATAGGAAAAAAGaaaacaataagaacacaatgaaattgaGTATAAACTAatattctttactttctctttgaaacaatATTACAAGTGTTACATAAAAAacaaataacctctctcaccctaattaggatttgcattATGCAATGATGAGAtactagtatgctatttataacaaaactaacacactaaactaatgaCTTTTACACACAAAGCCATTgcacaagctaacttagagaacaagctaactGAAACAATTGAGCCTAATAAACAGGCCAAgttcgacatgctaacaatcctatCATATTTCGACTACAACATGAGAACAGACTTCGAGGACATGATAATGTCCTATcgaattgtcgaaccaagaagctaccttcgaccatactagagtttgATCCAATATATCACAACATCAATTGCGAATAATATTTAAAACCAAATAATTATAGACATTAAAAACTCAACCACCAAGCTCGTCTATTGCTAAGAATTTAACTTCACTTCTTATTTTAGAATCAAGATCCTTTTCTGTCATTTCAAGTAAATCTTCTCTAAAATCTGACATTTGAGTTTTAATAGCTTCGACACTATCTAAATGACTCTCCCAACGAGTGGATGACAATGATTTTGGAGTCAACCATTTTACATTATCTTTCAAAAATTTCTATCTCTTATCTCTTAGTAGAATTAGCAAAAATAGTATAAATGAGTTGAACAACTCCAAAAAAAAATCTTTAGCTTTCGCACAAGAGTTAGCCATATCAC includes:
- the LOC127073571 gene encoding transcription factor ICE1 isoform X1, with protein sequence MHQNTNTMDSISNPHPFFHNNNNYFFNNSNSNNNPFEMGFENGFFMGNNNNTNASNSPVFMGASLDLTSASEFPPTLELDASVPPFSASFSMPLELSQPQPQQQQQQQQPTTLFQKRRGALEIPRLETVGNKKKRKVEKKWEEDGNGGGEDDVEDFSELNYDSDENGNDLNNSNGTVVTGGDQKGKKKKGLPAKNLMAERRRRKKLNDRLYMLRSVVPKISKMDRASILGDAVDYLKELLQRINNLHNELESTPPGSLLQPSASASFHPLTPTPPTLPCRVKEDLYPGDLLSPKNQSPKVEVRVREGRAVNIHMFCTRRPGLLLSTMRALDNLGLDVQQAVISCFNGFALDVFRAEQQCREGQDVPPEQIKAVLLDSAGYHGLN
- the LOC127073571 gene encoding transcription factor ICE1 isoform X2, which encodes MHQNTNTMDSISNPHPFFHNNNNYFFNNSNSNNNPFEMGFENGFFMGNNNNTNASNSPVFMGASLDLTSASEFPPTLELDASVPPFSASFSMPLELSQPQPQQQQQQQQPTTLFQKRRGALEIPRLETVGNKKKRKVEKKWEEDGNGGGEDDVEDFSELNYDSDENGNDLNNSNGTVVTGGDQKGKKKKGLPAKNLMAERRRRKKLNDRLYMLRSVVPKISKMDRASILGDAVDYLKELLQRINNLHNELESTPPGSLLQPSASASFHPLTPTPPTLPCRVKEDLYPGDLLSPKNQSPKVEVRVREGRAVNIHMFCTRRPGLLLSTMRALDNLGLDVQQAVISCFNGFALDVFRAEQCREGQDVPPEQIKAVLLDSAGYHGLN